The following coding sequences lie in one Rutidosis leptorrhynchoides isolate AG116_Rl617_1_P2 chromosome 4, CSIRO_AGI_Rlap_v1, whole genome shotgun sequence genomic window:
- the LOC139841679 gene encoding transcription initiation factor TFIID subunit 15b-like, translated as MSGYGYEGDGSAPPPGGGGYGGTGGGYGGGGYGGSGGGGGGYGGSGGRGSYGGNRGSGGGYGGGGGGGGGYGSRGGGREGGGGGGYGGGGGYQGGGDRGRSGGGGGGRGSGGRGGGREGDWPCPNPECNNSNFSWRTECNKCGTPSPAGTGSGGGDRGLSDGVGYNKGGGGRTDGGSYSRGGDRGSRGNYDGVSGGGSRGSGDSYGGRDSGGYGQSAAGGYGGSYGTEAVPPPASYNGGPTSYPPSYGAGTGYAGDSLPESRGGGGRGGSAGGYGGAPQSQGGYGGAPQSQGGYGGQPQSQGGYGGQPQSQGGYGGAPAEAPIKVKQCDETCDESCDNARIYISNLPPDVTVDELRELFGGIGQVGRIKQKRGYKDQWPYNIKIYTDEKGKNKGDAALVYEDPSAAHSAGGFYNNYELRGHKISVGMAEKSAPRPPPAQGGGGGRSGGYGGSGGGRRDNYRDGGPDRNYHGGNRSRPY; from the exons ATGTCCGGATACGGTTATGAAGGAGATGGATCTGCTCCACCGCCCGGCGGCGGTGGATACGGCGGAACTGGCGGTGGATACGGTGGTGGTGGATACGGTGGCAGCGGTGGTGGTGGCGGAGGTTACGGAGGCAGTGGTGGACGTGGATCGTATGGCGGAAACCGTGGAAGTGGCGGTGGATATGGAGGCGGTGGTGGTGGCGGCGGCGGTTACGGTAGTCGTGGTGGTGGTAGAGAAGGAGGCGGCGGCGGTGGATACGGAG GTGGAGGTGGATATCAAGGTGGTGGAGATCGAGGGCGCAGTGGCGGAGGTGGTGGTGGTAGAGGTTCTGGTGGACGAGGTGGTGGTAGAGAAGGAGACTGGCCGTGCCCTAATccaga GTGTAACAACTCAAATTTTTCGTGGAGAACTGAATGCAACAAATGTGGCACCCCTTCACCTGCTGGAACAGGCAGCGGCGGCGGAGATCGTGGTCTTAGTGATGGAGTAGGTTACAATAAAGGCGGTGGTGGGCGCACTGATGGTGGTAGTTACAGTAGGGGTGGTGATAGAGGCAGTAGGGGAAACTACGATGGTGTTAGTGGTGGAGGTAGTAGAGGAAGTGGTGATTCCTATGGCGGCAGAGACAGCGGTGGTTATGGTCAGAGTGCTGCAGGTGGATATGGTGGTTCCTATGGAACTGAAGCTGTCCCCCCTCCTGCAAGCTATAATGGTGGGCCCACTTCATATCCACCATCTTATGGtgctggtactggttatgctggcgATTCTTTGCCCGAAAGTCGCGGTGGTGGTGGTCGGGGTGGTTCAGCTGGTGGGTATGGTGGTGCTCCACAGAGTCAAGGTGGTTATGGTGGTGCTCCACAGAGTCAAGGTGGTTATGGTGGTCAACCACAGAGTCAAGGTGGTTATGGTGGTCAACCACAGAGTCAAGGTGGTTATGGTGGTGCTCCTGCTGAAGCACCTATAAAGGTTAAGCAGTGTGATGAAACTTGTGACGAATCCTGTGACAACGCACGTATCTACATTTCGAATTTGCCCCCAGATGTGACTGTTGATGAATTGAGAGAGCTATTCGGAGGCATTGGACAG GTTGGAAGAATTAAGCAGAAGCGAGGCTATAAGGACCAGTGGCCTTATAACATTAAGATTTACACCGATGAAAAAGGAAAAAACAAAGGTGATGCTGCGTTGGTCTACGAGGATCCTTCTGCAGCACATTCTGCTGGCGGGTTTTACAACA ATTATGAGCTGAGAGGTCACAAAATTAGCGTTGGAATGGCTGAGAAATCGGCTCCAAGGCCTCCTCCCGCGCAAGG TGGTGGCGGTGGAAGAAGTGGCGGCTACGGTGGCAGTGGTGGTGGACGCAGAGACAACTACAGAGATGGTGGTCCGGATAGGAATTATCATGGTGGAAACCGGTCTCGTCCATATTGA